DNA sequence from the Hoylesella buccalis ATCC 35310 genome:
AACGAATAACAACCAAAAAACCGATGACTGATAAAAACAAGCAAGAATTACAATCGACGAATCATAACAATACCGCTTCTGCTCCGGTTGGGGCAGAAGAAACCGTTTCTTATACAGATGACAACATCCGGCACCTGTCGGATATGGAGCATGTGCGTACCCGTCCGGGCATGTACATCGGCCGATTGGGCGATGGTAACTTACCAGAGGATGGCATCTATGTGCTGTTGAAGGAAGTGATTGACAATTCCATCGACGAGTTTAAGATGAAGTCGGGCGACCGAATTGAGATTGACGTGGAAGACAACCTGCGCGTCAGCGTGCGCGACTACGGTCGTGGTATTCCGCAAGGTAAACTGGTAGAGGCCGTGAGCATGCTGAATACGGGTGGAAAATACGACTCGAAAGCGTTTAAGAAGAGTGTGGGATTGAACGGTGTGGGTCTCAAAGCCGTGAATGCTTTGAGTGCACATTTTGAGGTGAAGTCGTACCGGGAGGGGAAAGTTCGTTCCATCACGTTTGAAAAAGGTGAGCTCAAGACCGATCAGACCGATAAAACGAAGGATGAAACGGGTACCTATGTGTATTTTGAACCCGACAACACGCTGTTCAAGAACTACTCGTTCCACGATGATATCGTGGAAACCATGCTGCGCAACTATACCTATCTGAATGCCGGACTCACCATCATGTACAACGGGCGGCGCATCAAAAGCCGTAACGGATTGGAGGACTTGCTTAACGACAACATGACAACGGACGGATTGTACCCCATTGTCCATGTGGTTGGCGATGACATCGAGATTGCTTTCACGCATACCAATCAGTACGGAGAAGAATACCACTCGTTTGTCAACGGACAACATACCACACAGGGAGGCACGCATCAGAGTGCTTTCAAGGAGCATATCGCCAAGACTATCAAAGAGTTTTACGATAAAAACTACGAGTACACTGACATTCGAAACGGCCTTGTGGCGGCCGTAGCCATCAACGTGGAAGAACCTGTTTTCGAGAGTCAGACCAAGATTAAACTGGGGTCGACGCTTATGGCACCAGGTGGTGAGACCATCAATAAGTACGTGGGCGATTTCATCAAGCGTGAGGTGGATAACTACCTGCACATTCACAAGGAAGATTGCGCGGACGTGCTGGAGGCTAAAATCAAGGCCAGCGAGCACGAACGCAAAGCTATGGCGGGGGTAACTAAGCTCGCCAGAGAGCGTGCCAAGAAGGCCAACCTGCACAATAAGAAGTTGCGTGACTGCCGAATTCATTTCAGTGATGAGAAAAATGACCGCAAAGAGGAGAGCTGTATCTTTATTACCGAGGGCGATTCGGCCAGCGGCAGTATCACCAAGAGCAGGGATGTGAACACGCAAGCGGTGTTCTCGTTGCGGGGAAAACCACTCAATTCGTATGGATTGACCAAGAAAGTGGTGTACGAAAACGAAGAGTTCAACCTCTTGCAGGCGGCTCTCGACATAGAAGATGGCTTGGACACGCTGCGCTACAACAAGGTGATTGTCGCCACAGATGCCGATGTCGATGGCATGCACATCCGTCTGTTGATTATCACTTTCTTTCTACAGTTCTTCCCCGAACTTATCAAGAAAGGGCATGTGTATGTGCTGCAGACACCTCTTTTCCGCGTGCGTAACCGCAGAACGAAGATTAAAAACAAGCAAGTGATAGCGGATGCGGACGCAAGTCGTGACAAAAAAGAGCGAAAGAGCGATTTCATCACCCGCTACTGTTATAGTGATGAAGAGCGACAAGAGGCGATTAAGGATCTTGGACCCGAGCCTGAAATCACCCGATTCAAAGGATTGGGAGAGATATCTCCTGACGAATTCGTCCATTTCATCGGGCCTGACATGCGATTGGAACAGGTGACACTGCACAAAAACGACCAAGTACAAAAACTTTTGGAGTATTACATGGGCAAGAATACCATGGAACGACAAAACTTTATCATTGATAATTTGGTAGTCGAGGAAGACCTTCCGGAAGACGAACTCAAACTAATTGACTGACAATCTTTGTCATTTAGAAGGAGAATCGATGTCTTTAGGGTGATTAATTCTTTTATTTAAAATCAAACAAATGAGACGACTCGTTGCTTTATGTTGGGCACTATTGATATTTTATTCAGTATCCGCTCAAATCAATATCAATTTCGGGAAAGAATCACCACTTCGCAAGTTGCAAATTGCGGAGATGGCTATCAACAATCTTTATGTTGATACGGTGAAAGAAGACAAACTGGTTGAAGATGCCATTCGTGGCATGTTGGAGAAGTTAGACCCGCATTCTTCGTATACAACGGCGAAAGAAACCAAGGCCATGACTGAATCTTTGCAGGGATCTTTTGAAGGTATTGGCATTCAATTCAACATGATGCAAGACACACTCATGGTCATTCAGACCATTACCAATGGTCCGTCGGAGAAGGTGGGCATATTGGCTGGCGACCGAATCGTGAGTGTTAACGACAGCAGCATTGCGGGTGTCAAGATGGCACGCGAAGAGATTATGCGGCGGTTGCGTGGAAAGAAAGGAACAAAAGTGAAGTTGGGCATCCTTCGTAAGGGCATTGGGGAGCGGCTTTACTTTACCGTAGTGCGCGATAAGATACCTGTTAAAACGGTTGATGCCAGTTACATGCTCCGTCCTCAATTAGGCTATGTGCGCATAGGAAGCTTTGGTGCGACCACTTATGATGAGTTTATGGCCTGTATCACCGCACTGAAAAAGCAGGGAATGCGTGATCTTGTCTTGGATTTGCAGGACAATGGAGGCGGGTATTTGCAAGCTGCGGTGAAGATAGCCAATGAGTTTTTGCAGCGCAACGACTTGATAGTTTATACCAAAGGACGACGCGCAGAGCGTATGGAATATAAGGCACACGGTAACGGTAGTTTGCTTTCGGGCAAGGTGATGGTGCTGGTGAATGAGTTTTCAGCATCCGCTGCCGAGATTGTAACAGGTGCCATCCAGGACCAAGACAGAGGACAAGTGGTTGGAAGGCGTTCGTTTGGGAAGGGGTTGGTGCAGCGTCCGATTGAATTTCCTGATGGAAGTATGATGCGACTCACCATCGCTCACTACTATACGCCATCAGGCCGTTGTATCCAGAAACCATATATTAAAGGTGATAACGAAAGCTATGCCCGTGAATTGGACACTCGTTTCAAGCATGGAGAACTGTATAGTGCTGACAGTATTCATTTCGCTGACTCATTGAAGTATAAGACCTTGCGCCTCAAACGCACGGTATATGGTGGCGGAGGCATCATGCCTGATTACTTTGTTCCACTCGACACGACCAAATTCACACCATATCATCGGCAGTTGGCAGCCAAGGGAATCATCATTACAGAGAACCTCAAGTATGTTGATCAACACCGCAAACAGCTGCAAAAACAATATCCAACCTTCGCAAAGTTTGTGCGTGAGTTTGATGTTCCGCAGCAGTTGGTGGATGCAGTGATTCGCTCTGGTGAGAAAGAAAAGGTGAAACCGAAGGATAAGGAGGAATTACAAATGACCTTACCCGCTGTGAAAAACCAACTAAAGGCATTGGTTGCACGCGACTTGTGGGACATGAACGAGTATTTCCAGATTATCAATGAGACCAATGACATTGTCCTCAAGGCCGTTGAATTGATGAA
Encoded proteins:
- a CDS encoding DNA topoisomerase IV subunit B, whose amino-acid sequence is MTDKNKQELQSTNHNNTASAPVGAEETVSYTDDNIRHLSDMEHVRTRPGMYIGRLGDGNLPEDGIYVLLKEVIDNSIDEFKMKSGDRIEIDVEDNLRVSVRDYGRGIPQGKLVEAVSMLNTGGKYDSKAFKKSVGLNGVGLKAVNALSAHFEVKSYREGKVRSITFEKGELKTDQTDKTKDETGTYVYFEPDNTLFKNYSFHDDIVETMLRNYTYLNAGLTIMYNGRRIKSRNGLEDLLNDNMTTDGLYPIVHVVGDDIEIAFTHTNQYGEEYHSFVNGQHTTQGGTHQSAFKEHIAKTIKEFYDKNYEYTDIRNGLVAAVAINVEEPVFESQTKIKLGSTLMAPGGETINKYVGDFIKREVDNYLHIHKEDCADVLEAKIKASEHERKAMAGVTKLARERAKKANLHNKKLRDCRIHFSDEKNDRKEESCIFITEGDSASGSITKSRDVNTQAVFSLRGKPLNSYGLTKKVVYENEEFNLLQAALDIEDGLDTLRYNKVIVATDADVDGMHIRLLIITFFLQFFPELIKKGHVYVLQTPLFRVRNRRTKIKNKQVIADADASRDKKERKSDFITRYCYSDEERQEAIKDLGPEPEITRFKGLGEISPDEFVHFIGPDMRLEQVTLHKNDQVQKLLEYYMGKNTMERQNFIIDNLVVEEDLPEDELKLID
- a CDS encoding S41 family peptidase gives rise to the protein MRRLVALCWALLIFYSVSAQININFGKESPLRKLQIAEMAINNLYVDTVKEDKLVEDAIRGMLEKLDPHSSYTTAKETKAMTESLQGSFEGIGIQFNMMQDTLMVIQTITNGPSEKVGILAGDRIVSVNDSSIAGVKMAREEIMRRLRGKKGTKVKLGILRKGIGERLYFTVVRDKIPVKTVDASYMLRPQLGYVRIGSFGATTYDEFMACITALKKQGMRDLVLDLQDNGGGYLQAAVKIANEFLQRNDLIVYTKGRRAERMEYKAHGNGSLLSGKVMVLVNEFSASAAEIVTGAIQDQDRGQVVGRRSFGKGLVQRPIEFPDGSMMRLTIAHYYTPSGRCIQKPYIKGDNESYARELDTRFKHGELYSADSIHFADSLKYKTLRLKRTVYGGGGIMPDYFVPLDTTKFTPYHRQLAAKGIIITENLKYVDQHRKQLQKQYPTFAKFVREFDVPQQLVDAVIRSGEKEKVKPKDKEELQMTLPAVKNQLKALVARDLWDMNEYFQIINETNDIVLKAVELMN